The genomic interval CCGTGGTGGCGTAGAGCAGCGGTAGCGTCCGCTTTGAATGTAAGCCTATACCAGCCGGCTCTGCTCCAGAGCGGCTTCGATGAAGCTTGCGAATAGCGGATGCGGCTCCAGCGGCCGGCTCTTCAGTTCCGGGTGGTACTGCACACCGATGAACCAGGGATGGTCGGCATATTCGATCGTTTCGGGCAGAACGCCATCCGGCGACGTGCCGGAGAACACCAGCCCGCAGGACTCGAGCTTGTCGCGATAGCCGAAATTCACCTCGTAGCGATGGCGGTGGCGTTCCGAGATTTCGGTCGTGCCGTAAATCTCGGCAATCTTGGTCTCCGCGCCAAGGTGGGCCTTGTAGGCGCCGAGCCGCATCGTGCCGCCGAGATCATCGCTGTCGGACCGCTTCTCCAGCGTGTTGCCCTTGACCCATTCGGTCATCAGGCCGACGACCGGCTCGCTGGCATTGCGATCGAATTCCGTGGACGAGGCATCCTTGATGCCGGCCAGATTGCGCGCCGCCTCGATCACGGCCATCTGCATGCCGAAGCAGATACCGAAATACGGGACCTTGTGGGTGCGGGCGAAGCGGGCCGCCTGGATCTTGCCTTCCGAACCGCGCTCGCCGAAGCCGCCCGGCACCAGAATGCCATGGACCTTTTCGAGATAGGGGGACGGGTCCTCCTTCTCGAAAATTTCCGACTCGATCCATTCGAGGTTGACCTTGACCCGATTGGCGACGCCGCCGTGATGCAGCGCCTCGATCAGCGATTTATAGGCGTCCTTCAACCCGGTATATTTGCCGACGATGGCGATCGTTACCTCGCCTTCCGGGGTGCGGATGCGTTCGCTGACTTTTTTCCACGCATCCATGCGCGGCACGGGCGCCGGGTCGATGCCGAAGGCGTGCAGCACCTCGTCGTCCAGCCCTTCGTGGTGATAGGCGAGCGGAACGTCATAGATATTGGCGACATCGAGCGCTTGGATGACGGCGGATTCGCGCACATTGCAGAACAGCGAGAGCTTGCGGCGCTCGGCCTCGGGAATTTCCCGATCGGCGCGCACCAGCAGGATATCGGGATGAATGCCGAGCGCCTGCAACTCCTTGACAGAATGCTGGGTCGGCTTGGTCTTCAATTCGCCCGCCGCCGGGATATAGGGCATCAGCGTCAGGTGAACATAGACGGCGTTGCCGCGCGGCAGATCGTTGCCGAGCTGGCGGATCGCTTCCATGAACGGCATCGCCTCGATATCGCCGACCGTGCCGCCGATCTCGCACAGCACGAAATCGAAATCCTCATTGCCCTCGAGCACGAAGTCCTTGATCTCGTTGGTGACGTGCGGGATCACCTGGACGGTCGCGCCGAGATAGTCGCCGCGGCGTTCCTTGTCGAGAATGTTCTTGTAGATGCGGCCGGTGGTGATGTTGTCGGTCTTGGTCGCCGAGCGGCCGGTGAACCGCTCGTAGTGACCAAGGTCGAGGTCGGTCTCCGCCCCGTCATCGGTGACGAACACCTCGCCGTGCTGGGTCGGGCTCATCGTGCCCGGATCGACATTGAGATAGGGATCGAGCTTCCTGAGCCGGACCCGATAGCCCCGTGACTGCAGCAATGCACCGAGTGCTGCCGCGGCAATGCCTTTTCCGAGGGAGGAAACCACGCCGCCTGTGATGAAAATATATCGCGCCATGGGCTTATTCCGATACCGTTTTCAAACCGATTCTGCCAGAGCCTTTACGCAAAAAAGCCCATGCATCCCCGGTCGATTGTCACAACAATGCCGCATCGCCGACGCTTGCGCGCGACGAGCGGCCCAAAGAAATGCCGGCGGGAGGCCCGCCGGCTGATGTCAGTTCGAGTTCGGCGATTAGTCGCCGGTGGGAACGCCGGTGGCGTTCGAATCCTGCGCCGGGGTGCTGACGGCCGGAGCCGAAGAACCTTCGCTGCCGCTCGGAACGCCGCTCTCATTGGGCGCATCCGGCGTCGTGGTCACGGAACCGCCAAGCTGGTTGAGGATGCCCTGCCCATCGGTTTCGGCGTTTTGTTCGATCCGGTCGAGAATATCCGACGGATTGCCCTGGTAACGGGCGAGAATGCCGAGACCGAGCGAGGTCACGAAAAACAGCGTTGCGAGAATGGCCGTGGTGCGCGTCAGCGCATTGGCCGTGCCGCGCGCGGTCATGAAACCGGAACCACCGCCGATGCCGAGCCCGCCGCCTTCAGACCTCTGGATGAGGATCACACCGGCCAGCGCAACGACGATTATCAGGTGAATTACGATCAATACCGTCTGCATGAATGTCCAATCCGGCCCCGCCTTGAAGGTCCGGGCCCGCTAGAATAACTGGCGTCTCTCTACATGAGGCCGGCCAGCAATCCAACCCCTTTTTCTGGCCGTTTTCGGCCCGATCCGCCGTCGATTCCTACTTTGCCGAGGACAAGATATCCTCATAGGCCTGATAGATGGCGAGGAAATCGGCCGCTTTCAAGCTGGCGCCGCCGATCAGCGCGCCGTTGACATTGGCGACACTCAGCAGTTCGCGGGCGTTTGCCGGCTTCACCGAGCCGCCATAGAGAAGCCGGATTTTCTCGCCCGCCGCGCCGAAACGCTCGACCAGATCCGCGCGCATGGCGGCATGAACCTCGGCCACCTGCTCCGGGCCCGGCGTCTGACCGGTTCCGATCGCCCAGATCGGCTCATAGGCGATGATCGTGTTGTCTGCGGTGGCATCGTCCGGCATGGATTCAAACAGCTGCGTCTTCAACACTTCCATGGTGCGGCCGGCGGCATGCTCCTCACGGCTTTCGCCGATGCAGACGATTGCGGTCAGGCCCTGATCATAGGCCGCGCGCGCCTTGGTGGAAACGGTGCGGTTGGTTTCGTGATGCTCGGCGCGCCGTTCCGAATGGCCGACGATGACATGGGTGGCGAGGCAGTCCTTGATCATCTCCGCCGAGATATCGCCGGTATGGGCCCCGGAGCGCGCCTTTTCATGGCAGTCCTGGCCGCCGATCAGCAGTCGCGTGTCTTCCGTCAGCGTGGTCGCGACGTAAAGCAGCGTGGCCGGCGGGCAGATCAGCGCATCGACCTTGTCGGCGAGCCCGCCGCTCACCCCTTCGGCGATGGCCCGGATCTGAGCCAGCGAGTCGCGGGTTCCGTTCATCTTCCAGTTACCGGCGACCATGGGGCGTATTGCGGCAGTCATCTTCGTCTTTCTCCCATTCATTGCTTCAAGGCCGGCCCGGCCGGCAAAGGTTTTCCCTTGTCGTCCGTTTTGCGCGCGCCGTCAAAGGGCGTTTTGCCGCCCGCAGTTTGACAGAAGGCCCGATCAAGGCTTTATAGGGCGCATCACACTATCCACACCCTTATAGCGAGAATCTGGCGCGGCATCGCTTCGCGACCAAAACTTTGCCAGAATAGCAGGGTGATTCGCCGCAACGCGTCGATTATGGCGCAAACCGATCTTTACAGGCTGCCCGACCCTATGGACAACAGCAAAGACCTCTTCGCCGATCTTGGCGGCAGCAAGGCCGAAACCGATACCACGCAGCCCGAGCGCGCCAGCGCCAGCAAGCCGAGGAAATCCGCGCCCGCTTCGGTGGAAAACGCCGACTATGGCGCATCCTCGATCCGCGTACTCGAAGGGCTGGAGCCGGTGCGCATGCGCCCTGGCATGTATATCGGCGGCACCGATGAAAAGGCGCTGCATCATCTGTTTGCGGAAGTCATCGACAACTCGATGGACGAGGCGGTCGCCGGCCATGCCGATTTCATCGACGTCCATCTCGACGCCGAGGGGTTCCTGACGGTTACCGACAACGGTCGTGGCATTCCGGTGGAAAACCATCCGCAGGTGCCCGGTAAGTCGACGCTTGAAGTGATCATGACCAAGCTCCATGCCGGCGGCAAGTTCGACGGCAAGGCCTATGAGACCTCCGGCGGCCTGCACGGCGTCGGCGTCTCGGTGGTCAACGCGCTGTCCGATCTGCTGGAGGTCGAGATCGCCCGCGACCGGCGGCTCTACCGGCTTTCCTTCTCGCGCGGCGTGCCGCAGGGCGAGCTTGAGGATTGCGGCCCGACCCAGAACCGGCGCGGCACCAAGATCCGGTTTCATCCCGATGCCGAAATCTTCGGGCCGCGCGCGAAGTTCGATCCGGCCCGTATCTTCCGGATGTCGCGCTCCAAGGCTTACCTGTTCGGCGGCGTCAAGATCCGCTGGTCCTGCGACCCCTCGCTGGTCGAAGGCAAGGAGGACCTGCCGGAAAAGGCCGAGTTCCATTTCCCCGGCGGGCTGAAGGACTACCTCGCCGCCACCATCGGCAAGGACTTCACCGTCACCCGCGAGATTTTCGCCGGCAAGAACGAGAAGACCGGCGGCCACGGCGCTGTCGAATGGGCGGTGGCCTGGTATGGCGGCGACCCGAATGTCCACTCCTACTGTAACACCATCCCGACGCCCGAGGGCGGCACGCACGAGGCCGGCCTGCGCCAAGCGCTGATGCGCGGGCTGAAGAACTATGCCGAGATGATCGGCAACAAGCGCGGCGCGCAGATCACCACGGACGACGTGATGATTTCGGCCGTCGGCATGCTCTCCGTCTTCATCCGCGAGCCGGAATTCGTCGGCCAGACCAAGGACAGGCTGGCGACCGTCGAGGCGCAGAGGATCGTCGAAAACGCACTGCGCGATCCCTTCGACCTTTATCTCTCCGCCAATCCGGCGGAAGCGGAAAAGCTGCTCGACTGGGTGGTCGAACGCTCCGAGGAGCGGTTGCGCCGGCGCAAGGAGCGTGAGGTCAACCGCAAGACCGCGGTCAAGAAACTGCGCCTGCCCGGCAAGCTTGCCGACTGTTCGCAGAACACGGCGGCTGGCGCGGAGCTGTTTCTGGTCGAGGGCGATTCGGCCGGCGGCTCCGCCAAGCAGGCGCGCAACCGTGCCAATCAGGCGATCCTGCCGCTTCGGGGCAAGATCCTGAATGTGGCGAGCGCCGGGCGCGACAAGTTTTCGTCCAACCAGTTGCTTGCCGACCTGATCCAGGCGCTTGGCTGCGGCACGCGGACGAAATACCGCGAGGAAGACCTGCGCTACGAACGCATCGTGATCATGACCGATGCGGACGTCGACGGCGCGCACATCGCCTCGCTGCTGATCACCTTCTTCTATACCGAGATGCCGGAGTTGATCCGGCAGGGCCACCTCTATCTGGCAGTGCCCCCGCTCTACAAGCTTTCCCAGGGCGGCAAGACCGCCTATGCCCGCGATGACGCCCATCGCGAAGAGCTGATGAAGACCATGTTTTCAGGTCGCGGCAAGGTCGAGATCAGCCGCTTCAAGGGGCTTGGCGAAATGCTGCCGGCCCAGCTCAAGGAAACCACGATGGACCCGAAGAAGCGCACGCTTCTGCGCGTCGATATCGATGAGATCGATTTCGAAGGCACCAAGGCCGCCGTGGAGGACCTGATGGGCACCAAGGCGGAAGCCCGTTTCCGCTTCATCCAGGAAAACGCGGCGTTTGCGGAGAATCTGGATATCTGACGAGGAGCGCCGGCCCGGAGACGTTTTCACGGGGCCGGTGTCATACGGCTGATAACGAGCGAGGGCACTACCTCAATGACGGTCAACTCCCGCCGTCTCACACGAGGTGCTGCCATGAAATCCCTGCTTTCCGCCACTGCCCTTATCGCCGTGCTCGCCGCCGGCGCCCACGCCGCCGAGATCGGCGAGACAATTGCCGTCGACTGCCCCATCAACGACTGCGATGCCCCCGTCAGCCTGACATTCGCCGGTGAATTCGCCATCGATACCGGCACCATGGTCGACGGCGTCGAGTTCGGCGGGATTTCCGGGATCGATTGCGATGCCGCAACCGGCCGTTACGTCGCGATCTCCGACGACCGTTCCCAGAAGGCCCCCGCCCGATTCTACGAACTCGACATCCGCTCCAGCGCCGACGGCATCGAAGATGTCTCCGTTGTGCGGACCGTTACGCTGAAGGACGAGGACGGATCGCCCTTCGCGGAGAAGACGGTCGACCCGGAGCAGATCCGCCTGTTCGGCGACAATCTGATCTGGTCGAGCGAGGGCGACGGCAAGGCGATGATCGCGCCGTTCGTGCGCATCACATCGACCGATGGCGATTTCGTGCGCGCGTTCACCCTGCCGGAAGGCTTTGCGCCGAGCGAGGACCATGCCACCGGCATCCGCAACAACAATGCCTTCGAGAGCATTGCTGTGCTGCCCGAAGGCGATGTGCTGGTGGCCAATGAGGCAGCGCTCTATCAGGACGGCCCCGCCTCATCTCTGACCACGGCGAGCCCTTCCCGGATCGTGCGCTACGATGCCGAAACCGGCGAGCCGATGGCGCAGTATATCTACATGATCGACCCGATTCCCCACGCGCCGGTCGATGGCGGCGCATGGAACGACAACGGCCTCTCCGACATGATGCCGCTCGACGACACCCGTCTTCTGGTTTCCGAGCGCAGCTTCGCCGAAAACCGCGGCTTCACCATCCGGATCTTCATGATCGATCTCGACGGCGCGACCGATGTTTCGGCCATCGCGTCGCTTGCCGACAGCGAGGAAACCATCGTGCCGGTCGCCAAGACCCAGATCCTCGATCTCGGCGCCATCGGCCTTGCGCCGGACAATATCGAGGCAATGACGATCGGCCGGTCGGAAGACGGAACGCCGCTCCTGCTGCTGGCCTCGGACAACAATTTCAACGCCGAACAGAAGACCCAGTTCCTGGCCTTCCGGATCGAAAGCCTGCCCGGTCTGAACCGCTAAGACGGCCCTTGCAAAATCAAGGAGGCGGGGCCGCGTCACCGTGAAACGCGGCCCCACGATCTGCTCGGGAAGGCACTGGGTGCAAGATTACTGTTAAGGTTAATTATATGTTGAAGAAACACGGCGTTAGAGACGAAACTCAATCCATGGTACCAACGCGTTAAACCAGTTTCTCCGCAAACTCCATGATTGAGCCGGCTTCCGTGCTTGTCGGGCATGGATACGCTCTCTATAGTCTGTGCCAGACAAAAAAGAAAAGCTCTGTGAAACAATGACTTCGCGCCGAAACTTCATCATCGCCTCCGCCGCCGGTCTGGCCGGCGCGACCGGTCTTGCCAGGGCCGAAACCCGACCGGGAACGATCACCCGCAATCTGCCCGGCGTCGCGCTGGAGGCTGAGCCTGTCGGCCGCGATGGCTTTGCGCTGGCGCTCGGCGGCGGCGCGGCCAAGGCCTTTGCCCATATCCCCTATCTCCAGAGCCTGGATGAACTCGGCATCAAGCCGAGAGAGATGACCGGCACGTCGATGGGTTCGATCATCGGCGCGCTCTACGCCAGCGGTATGAGCGGCGACGAAATCCGGGAATATGCCGTCGACTTGCTGACCCAGCGCCAGTCGCTGCTGAAGCGCCTGCTGATCGATACCGGCGAAACCTGGGGCTCGCTGTTCAACCTGTTCCGCCCGGCGGTGATCGAGCCGGAGGTGCTGTTTGCGGCGCTGCTGCCTGCGGACCTGCCCGCCGATTTCGCCGGGCTGGAGATACCGCTCGCGATCGTCGCGACCGACTTTTACGAACAGAACGAATATGTGATGCGGGACGGTCCGCTGCTGTCGGCGATCGCCGCGTCCTCCGCCCTGCCCGTTCTGCTGACCCCGGTCAAACGCGACGGCCGGGTGCTGATTGATGGCGGCTTCGTGAACCCGACGCCCTTCGACCTTCTCGACGCCGACCGCTACATCACCATCGGCATCGACGTGACCGGATCGACGATCGAGAATGACGGCAGCATTCCGGGGTCGTTCGAGACCTGGGCCGGGTCGTTTTCCATCACCGAGCACTCGATCGTGGTGGAAAAACTCAAAAACGCGGCGCCGGACCTTTTCGTGGCGCCGAATGTCGGGCGTTATCAGCCTCTGGATTTCTTCAACATCGAGACGATCCTTTCGACCGTTGACAAGGATCAGGATGCCTTCAAGCGGCAGATGGAAGAGCTCTCAGAGCAGAACAGATAAGGACGGGTCAGCCGCAATGCAGACGGAAACGCCGACAACCGCGCGCTGGTTCTCAATCAGCCTTTTTTCGCTCGCGCTCGGCCTGGCGTTCTTCGCCGCGTCCCTGACACCATCGCTGATCCCGCGGGCATGGCCGTTGCAGGCCGTGCTGGCCGGCCTCGTGATGGCGCTTGGCTACATGATCGGGCGGTTCTTCGTGGCGCTGTGGCGCGGATTGCAGATCCCCGAGCCGCGCGGCCGCTGGCGCGCCATCAGCCTGGCGGTGGTGAACGCCGCGGCCCTCATCCTTCTCGTCTATTGCCTGTCGATGATGACCGAATGGCAGAATTCGGTGCGCTCCCGGGTCAACATGGAGCTGCTGGAAGGCAGCACGGTGCTCGGCATCCTCGCCGTCGGGCTTGCCGTCTTCATCGTGCTGTTCCTGATCGGCGCCCTGTTTCAGAAGGCGTTCGATATCGTCCGGCTGCGGCTTTACCGGGTGATGTCGCCGCGCGCGGCCAATCTGGCCGGCGTCGTCATCGTGCTGCTGGTCGTGCTCGTGGCCAGCCGCGACTGGGTGGTGCCGGCGATCTTCGATTTCCTCGATGAGAGCTACGAGACCGCGCAGGACCTGTTCGAAACCGCCCCGCCGGCCCCCACCGATTCCTTTATCGCCGGAGGCCCCGGCTCTCTGGCGAGCTGGGAGGCGATGGGCCAGCCCGGCCGCAACTTCGTCACCAGCGCGCCGTCCGCCGAGGATATCGAAACCTTCACCGGCCGCCCGGCCGAACGCCCGATCCGCGTCTATGTCGGCCGGTCGCAGGCCGACGAGCCGCAGGAACGCGCCAGGATCGCGCTTGAGGAAATGCAGCGCCTCGGAGCGTTTGACCGCGCCTATCTGATGATCGCGAGCCCGACCGGCACCGGCTGGCTTGATCCCGGCGCCCACGATACGTTCGAATACATGCATAATGGCGATGTCGCGACGGTCGCGGTTCAGTATTCCTTCCTGCAATCGCCGCTGGCGCTGATCTTCGAAACCGACACCGGCCTCGAACAGGCCACCGCGACGATGGAAGAGGTTTATCGCTACTGGCGCACCCTGCCGGAAGACAGCCGTCCGGAACTCTACATGCATGGAATCAGTCTCGGCGCATGGTCGTCGATGTATTCCTTCAACGTTTTCCAGATGCTGGACGTGCCGGTTGCCGGCGCGGTCTGGGCCGGGCCGCCCTTCCCGTCCTATCTCTGGCGCCACACCGTCGCAGCGCGCAATACCGGCACGCCTTACGTGCTGCCGGTGATCGACAACAGCGCCGTCGTCCGCTTTTCCTCGCAGTTCAGAAAGCCGCAGGCGGAAGGCGATAACTGGGGCAGAGTGCGGATCAACTTCCTGCAATATGCCTCTGATCCGATTGTGTTTTTCGAACCCAATGCGAGCTTCATCGAACCGGAATGGATGCGCGAGCCGCCAGCGCCCGATGTTTCGCCCTATCTGCGGTTCGTGCCCGTGGTCACCCAGTTCCAGCTTGCGCTCGACATGGCGCTTTCGAAGGCGTTGCCGGCCGGCTTCGGTCACAACTACCTCGCCCGCGACTATATCGACGCCTGGGTCGCCGTTTCCCGTCCGCAGGACTGGTCGCCGGCGCGCACGACAGCGCTGAAACAGATCTGCAATCTGGGCAAGGATACCGGCTGCGCGGTGCAATAGGCCGCGCGGCAACTGCCGTTTCTCACGGAAATGCGTGTTTTCCGCCACACTCGCCGCATCAAGTGACCCGATCCCGGGATTGTGATCACGCGCCGCTATGAAGCGGCAATCCGGTCGGATAAAAGCCGTAATCGATATACAAATCACCAATACAAGAGGCTTGAATGCTCGTTGATAAAACGATGTCGCGCCGGACATTTCTTCTCGGCGCCGTTTCGACCACCGCTGTGCTTGCAGGCTGCGTCAGCCAGCGCGATATCACCCCGGTCGCCCCGCCCTCCCCGCGCGTCCAGGACACCCCTTACACGGTCGCCGAGCTCGATGCCATGTATGGTCCGGTTGAGGACAACGGCTACCTGATTCCGGCCGTGCCCTACCAGCAGATCGATCCGATGTATTATCGCCAGCGCGTGAAGGATCCGACCGGCGAAGTGCCCGGCACCGTTGTCGTCGACACCCCCAACCGCTTCCTCTATCTGGTGGAAGAAAACGGCACCGCCATGCGTTATGGCGTCGGCATCGGTCGCGCCGGCTTCTCCTGGGGCGGCAATGGCGTGATCAAGTGGAAGCAGGAATGGCCGAAATGGTTCCCGCCGGCAGAAATGATCGAGCGCGACCCCAAGCTCAAGGAATATTCCGAAGCCAATGGCGGCATGCCGGCCGGGCTGATGAACCCGCTCGGCGCGCGCGCCCTCTATATCTTCGAAAATGGCAAGGACACGCTCTACCGCGTCCACGGCAATCCGGACTGGACGTCCATTGGCAAGGCGGTCTCCTCCGGCTGCATCCGCATGCTGAACCAGGATGTCATCGACCTTTACAACCGGGTCGACAACCTGCCGACGCCGATCGTCGTTTATCAGTGAATTGCATCGGCACCGGATTTCCGGCAGGGCTATCGCATATGGCGTAGCAGCTTGCTCCCATTACTCTCTCCCGCTGGCGGGAGAGATGCCCCGACAGGGGCAGTGAGGGTGGTGCAGTGCTTCAGATCGTGAGAGCGCTCGCGGTGATAGGCTCCCCCCTCACTGTCGCTGTCGCGACATCTCTCCCCTCCGGGGCGAGAAGATTGGGGGGCTATGCGACAAAGTCATATGCGATAGTCCCCGGTTTTCCGGGGGCCTCTGTCATAGCCCGTTACCGGGCGTCGTAGGTTTCCCGTGACGCCTCAATCCTGCCGATATTGTCCCGCACCCAGTCGCCAAGACGCAGCACCGGCTCGCTCAGCGAAAGTCCGAGCTCGGTAAGGGCATATTCCACCTGCGGCGGACTGGTCGGATAGGTGGTTCGGCTGATCAGCCCGTCCCGCTCCAGCGCCTTCAGCACCCGCGTCAGCATCTGCTGGGAAATCCCGTCGATCGTGCGCTTCAGCACGCTGAACCGGCACGGCCCGTCAATCAGCACGATGATGATCAGCATCGACCATTTGTCGCCCACGCGCTGCAGGATGGGCGCGACATTTCGACACCGTTCCAGAACATGTCTGGTTTCGGGCCTTGTTTCGGGCTTTGTTTCGGGCTTTGATCCCGTATTAGTCATCTCGATGTGACCTGGTTCCAAGAAATTGCGTTCTTGCATGAAGGTATGCGGTCATTTAATTTTAGCAAGTCATTTTTTGTGACCTTCATGGTCGCGTTCCTCCCCGGAAATGACACCCATTAAGGGTTTTGAATTTGAAGACCGGCGCGCCCGCGCCGGCAAGGAGAATGATTGTGAAACTGAACATCATCATCGGCAGCACCCGTCCCGGCCGCGTCAGCCCCAAGATCGCGAAATGGGTCGAAAGCGCTGCCCGCGCGCATGGCAAATTCGAGGTCGAGCTGGTCGATCTCGTCGATTTCAACCTGCCTCTGCTCGATGAAGCGGCGCATCCGCGCATGCAGAAATACGAACATGAACACAGCAAGAAATGGAGCGCCAGCGTTCAGGCGGCCGACGCCTTCGTCTTCGTCACGCCGGAATACGACTATTTTCCGCCGGCAGCATTGATCAACGCCATCCAGGCGCTTTCGCTGGAATGGGGCTACAAGCCGGCCGGCGTCGTTAGCTATGGCGGCATTTCGGGCGGCCTTCGCTCCGCGCAGGAACTTCGCACGCTGCTCGGCAATCTCAATGCCCATGCTATCCCGCAGGTCGTTCCGGTTCCGCTGTTTCCCAAATTCATCAGCGAAGACGGCGTATTCACGCCCAATGACGAAATGAACGCGGGCGCCAAGGGCATGCTCGATGAATTGTTCAAATGGGCCGGGCCGCTGGCGACGATCCGCAGCGCCGGCTGATTCGGCTCCGGCGTGATTGCGGTCCGCATCCACAACGACCGCAAACGCGAAAATCGCAGAAATTTCACGAACCCGAAGCATATCCGTCATAAATGACGTGGATAGCCGCGCCCGCCGCTTGAAACCGGCGGGCGTTTTGTCATTCTGCAGCCCGACGGAGACCCGGTTGGAGGAATGACGCATGGACATTCGCCGCATGAAAGTCTGGCTGCTTGGCTCCGATGAGCCCCTGCCGTTCGATCCCCGACAGAGCCAGCCCGATTGCCTCTGTCTTCCCGTTGCCGGCGAGAGAGACCTTGCCGGCCGCGTCGCCTCGCTTCGCAATCTGCTGCCGTCGCTGCCGATCTTCCTGATCTGCGAACCAATCTCCAAGGCCTATAACATCGCGGACTTCTCCGAGGCCGCGAAATGCGCGCCGGACGGCATCATCCTGCGCGGCGTCGAAAGCGCCGCCCGAATACAAATGGCAGAGACGCTGCTGAGGGTCGCCGAGGCCCGCGAAGGTCTGACCGAGAACGCGATCGCCCTGATCGCGATGATCGGCGACAATGGCGGCGGCCTGCTGAACGCCCGCCACTTCATCCACAAGCTCGGCCGCCTGATCGCGCTCGGCTATGATGCCGAGCCGCTGGGCGGCGAAACGGCGGACAGCGATATCGCCCGCCACGGCGCTGTCGCAACCATGCTGGCGGCACGCAATCTCGGCATACCGGCAATTGATTTCTCCGGCCCGGGCAGCGCCACCGCGGCCTTCAAAACCGCCTGCCACCAGTCCGCGCGCACCGGCTTTACCGGCAAGCTGACCGGCAATCCCGACCATATCGGCATCATCAAACACGCCTTTGGCGCCGCCTGACCTCGGCCGGCAGGTTCGTGTAATCCACCGTGAGCACACCCGAGGCGAAGACGTCGGGAGCCCGCAGCGCCCCTGAATTGCCTCAGCCGCGCCGTGGACGCTTCATCTGGAAAGGCGTGCCGCACTCGGCATAGTCCAGATAGCCCATGCGACCGACAGGGCGGATCCTGGCCATATCGAGAAGACCATTCTCGCCGATTGCTTCATCGCGGATGTGGATGCCGACCACCTGGCCGAACACCAACCTGCTTTCGGTCGGGAACCGATCAAGCGTCGGAGCCGCCATCATCCGGGTCACGCGGCACTCAAGCGCCGCATAGGCTTCGCCCACGAAGGCAGCGTCCACCAATTGCCCGTTCACGGCGGTCAGGCCGGCCGCCTCGAACTCGCTCTCGCCGCGCGGCAGGCTGGCGGAGGTTATGTTCATCTGTTCGGCGAGGTCGCGGCTCACGAGACTGGCGGTGAAGACGCCGGTCTCCTCGATATTGGTAAAGCTGTCCTTGACCGTGTCGGAGGAAAACATCACCACCGGCGGCGCGGACGAGACCGCGTTGAAAAACGAATAGGGCGCGAGATTGTCCTTGCCGTCCCGGCCGCGCGAGCCGATCCACCCGATCGGCCGCGGCGCGACGATCGCCTTGA from Martelella mediterranea DSM 17316 carries:
- a CDS encoding flavin reductase family protein; its protein translation is MFYTTDTNAHGMPHDPFKAIVAPRPIGWIGSRGRDGKDNLAPYSFFNAVSSAPPVVMFSSDTVKDSFTNIEETGVFTASLVSRDLAEQMNITSASLPRGESEFEAAGLTAVNGQLVDAAFVGEAYAALECRVTRMMAAPTLDRFPTESRLVFGQVVGIHIRDEAIGENGLLDMARIRPVGRMGYLDYAECGTPFQMKRPRRG
- a CDS encoding L,D-transpeptidase — encoded protein: MLVDKTMSRRTFLLGAVSTTAVLAGCVSQRDITPVAPPSPRVQDTPYTVAELDAMYGPVEDNGYLIPAVPYQQIDPMYYRQRVKDPTGEVPGTVVVDTPNRFLYLVEENGTAMRYGVGIGRAGFSWGGNGVIKWKQEWPKWFPPAEMIERDPKLKEYSEANGGMPAGLMNPLGARALYIFENGKDTLYRVHGNPDWTSIGKAVSSGCIRMLNQDVIDLYNRVDNLPTPIVVYQ
- a CDS encoding alpha/beta hydrolase, with translation MQTETPTTARWFSISLFSLALGLAFFAASLTPSLIPRAWPLQAVLAGLVMALGYMIGRFFVALWRGLQIPEPRGRWRAISLAVVNAAALILLVYCLSMMTEWQNSVRSRVNMELLEGSTVLGILAVGLAVFIVLFLIGALFQKAFDIVRLRLYRVMSPRAANLAGVVIVLLVVLVASRDWVVPAIFDFLDESYETAQDLFETAPPAPTDSFIAGGPGSLASWEAMGQPGRNFVTSAPSAEDIETFTGRPAERPIRVYVGRSQADEPQERARIALEEMQRLGAFDRAYLMIASPTGTGWLDPGAHDTFEYMHNGDVATVAVQYSFLQSPLALIFETDTGLEQATATMEEVYRYWRTLPEDSRPELYMHGISLGAWSSMYSFNVFQMLDVPVAGAVWAGPPFPSYLWRHTVAARNTGTPYVLPVIDNSAVVRFSSQFRKPQAEGDNWGRVRINFLQYASDPIVFFEPNASFIEPEWMREPPAPDVSPYLRFVPVVTQFQLALDMALSKALPAGFGHNYLARDYIDAWVAVSRPQDWSPARTTALKQICNLGKDTGCAVQ
- a CDS encoding winged helix-turn-helix transcriptional regulator, with the protein product MTNTGSKPETKPETRPETRHVLERCRNVAPILQRVGDKWSMLIIIVLIDGPCRFSVLKRTIDGISQQMLTRVLKALERDGLISRTTYPTSPPQVEYALTELGLSLSEPVLRLGDWVRDNIGRIEASRETYDAR
- a CDS encoding NADPH-dependent FMN reductase, coding for MIVKLNIIIGSTRPGRVSPKIAKWVESAARAHGKFEVELVDLVDFNLPLLDEAAHPRMQKYEHEHSKKWSASVQAADAFVFVTPEYDYFPPAALINAIQALSLEWGYKPAGVVSYGGISGGLRSAQELRTLLGNLNAHAIPQVVPVPLFPKFISEDGVFTPNDEMNAGAKGMLDELFKWAGPLATIRSAG
- a CDS encoding patatin-like phospholipase family protein, with the protein product MTSRRNFIIASAAGLAGATGLARAETRPGTITRNLPGVALEAEPVGRDGFALALGGGAAKAFAHIPYLQSLDELGIKPREMTGTSMGSIIGALYASGMSGDEIREYAVDLLTQRQSLLKRLLIDTGETWGSLFNLFRPAVIEPEVLFAALLPADLPADFAGLEIPLAIVATDFYEQNEYVMRDGPLLSAIAASSALPVLLTPVKRDGRVLIDGGFVNPTPFDLLDADRYITIGIDVTGSTIENDGSIPGSFETWAGSFSITEHSIVVEKLKNAAPDLFVAPNVGRYQPLDFFNIETILSTVDKDQDAFKRQMEELSEQNR